A portion of the Fulvia fulva chromosome 1, complete sequence genome contains these proteins:
- a CDS encoding putative prefoldin subunit 5, which yields MAAGGQGQRIDLASLPPQQLSQVKKQLDDEVQHLTTSYQNLRTAQQKFRDCVVSIKNGVANSVKEKPLLVPLTSSLYVPGTLADEKNVLVDVGTGFYVEKTTGDAERFYNGKIEELGKNIKDLENIVNSKANNLRLVEEALRQKMIQQQQSGQASAGAA from the exons ATGGCTGCAGGCGGGCAAGGTCAGCGGA TTGACCTAGCGAGTCTACCGCCCCAACAACTCTCGCAAGTGAAGAAGCAGCTCGACGATGAAGTCCAACACCTGACCACTTCCTACCAAAACCTGCGAACAGCGCAACAGAAGTTCCGCGACTGTGTGGTCAGCATCAAGAATGGCGTGGCAAACAGCGTGAAAG AGAAACCGTTGCTGGTCCCTCTAACTTCATCCCTCTACGTACCTGGGACACTCGCCGACGAGAAGAATGTACTAGTCGATGTGGGAACGGGCTTCTATGTCGAGAAGACGACAGGCGACGCCGAACGATTCTACAATGGGAAGATTGAGGAGCTGGGCAAGAACATCAAGGATTTGGAGAATATTGTGAACAGCAAGGCGAATAACCTGCGGTTGGTGGAAGAGGCGCTGAGGCAGAAAATGATTCAGCAGCAGCAGTCTGGCCAGGCGAGCGCGGGAGCAGCATAA
- a CDS encoding Alanine--glyoxylate aminotransferase 1, with translation MSMEPKHLTLLTPGPIEVDDDVLLAMQHGAESHTGPDFGTVFGETLRMLRQMLQTRDPASQPFIMSGSGSLGFDQVAANILEPGDAALVLNVGYWGDAFIECMQAYGIVADGIKAPLGGQPTLVEIESALTARDYKAITITHTDTATGVLSDVPAIARLVHKVSSGTLVIVDGVCSIGCEEIMFDDWQLDIVLGASQKALGAPAGLSIVMASGRAIEVFRERKSPPSAYFCSWRNWIPVMRNYELAEQPPLYFATPPCQLIRALHVSLSKILRQPLPDRLEQHKKVSCVVKEAVAEMGLEQIATRQEDQAHSMTAFYLLSGLRSENVLPLLVGKGVMLARGPQREIAGQYIRFAHMGVSVTDPERSDIVNGIKALREVLTDISDSTRNGT, from the coding sequence ATGTCGATGGAGCCTAAACACCTCACCTTACTCACGCCTGGTCCAATCGAAGTCGACGATGATGTCTTACTTGCAATGCAGCATGGCGCCGAAAGCCATACAGGCCCTGACTTTGGCACTGTCTTTGGCGAGACCTTGCGCATGTTGCGGCAAATGCTGCAGACTCGTGACCCTGCCAGCCAGCCATTCATAATGAGCGGCTCTGGATCGCTGGGCTTCGATCAAGTCGCTGCCAACATACTGGAGCCCGGGGACGCCGCTCTCGTGCTAAACGTGGGATATTGGGGCGACGCTTTCATCGAATGCATGCAGGCATATGGCATCGTTGCCGATGGAATCAAGGCTCCTCTTGGAGGCCAACCAACGCTTGTGGAGATCGAGTCAGCACTGACGGCGAGGGATTATAAGGCCATTACCATCACCCATACGGACACAGCTACTGGCGTTCTGTCCGATGTCCCTGCGATTGCACGACTGGTCCATAAGGTCTCGTCGGGAACTCTGGTCATCGTTGACGGGGTTTGCAGCATTGGCTGCGAAGAGATCATGTTTGACGACTGGCAGCTGGATATTGTGCTTGGGGCTTCGCAGAAGGCACTGGGAGCACCCGCGGGTCTTTCCATTGTAATGGCTTCTGGCCGAGCTATCGAAGTGTTTCGAGAGCGAAAATCACCGCCGAGTGCGTACTTTTGTTCGTGGAGGAATTGGATTCCGGTGATGCGCAATTATGAGTTGGCGGAGCAGCCGCCACTGTACTTTGCGACACCGCCGTGCCAATTGATTCGTGCTCTACACGTGTCGTTAAGTAAGATACTCCGGCAGCCTTTGCCTGATCGACTTGAACAGCACAAGAAGGTCTCTTGCGTGGTCAAGGAAGCCGTCGCAGAGATGGGGTTGGAGCAGATTGCTACGAGGCAGGAGGACCAAGCGCACAGTATGACCGCTTTCTATCTGCTGTCAGGGCTGAGATCGGAGAACGTCTTGCCATTGCTGGTTGGGAAAGGTGTCATGTTGGCGCGTGGCCCGCAAAGAGAGATCGCCGGACAGTACATACGATTTGCGCACATGGGTGTTTCTGTGACTGATCCAGAACGTAGTGATATTGTGAATGGTATAAAAGCGCTTCGCGAAGTCCTGACAGACATCAGCGATAGCACAAGGAACGGAACGTAG
- a CDS encoding Cross-pathway control protein A produces the protein MGGAEINVAYDGTFGDLSAAGDAELFGYSSGSYDFELMGDNGFTAINSSDSNVGGTISPKDLHNDSVPPSTSFTNLTTPGSTLLDTPDDYQTSPLFTEDMGASNGWFSLFPEDNNDVAMPPKMERTTSNHIIIHPGGDGNARKRSSTTTSPTPFSSIVKHSQVAGVGARKRDKPLPPIVVDEGDTVALKRARNTAAARKSRAKKVQERDDLEGQIADLQAQVEYWKNRALSGTADE, from the exons ATGGGTGGCGCAG AGATCAACGTTGCCTACGATGGCACGTTCGGCGACCTCAGCGCTGCTGGGGACGCCGAACTCTTCGGCTACAGCAGCGGCAGCTACGACTTTGAGCTCATGGGCGACAACGGCTTCACTGCCATCAACAGCAGCGACTCCAACGTTGGCGGCACCATCTCTCCAAAGGACCTGCACAACGACTCGGTACCACCGTCAACATCCTTCACCAATCTTACTACTCCCGGCTCCACTCTGCTTGATACACCGGACGACTACCAGACCTCACCACTCTTCACCGAGGATATGGGAGCCAGCAACGGCTGGTTCTCTCTATTCCCCGAGGACAACAATGATGTCGCGATGCCACCAAAGATGGAGCGCACAACTTCAAACCACATTATTATCCACCCAGGCGGAGATGGCAATGCACGCAAGCGCAGCTCTACTACAACATCACCAACTCCTTTCAGCTCTATCGTGAAGCACTCACAGGTCGCTGGTGTTGGTGCCCGTAAGCGAGACAAGCCACTTCCACCTATTGTCGTTGACGAGGGCGACACCGTTGCCCTCAAGCGAGCTCGCAACACCGCTGCGGCCCGCAAGTCACGAGCGAAGAAGGTGCAGGAGCGTGACGACCTCGAGGGACAGATCGCAGACCTACAGGCACAGGTCGAATACTGGAAGAACAGGGCGCTCAGCGGCACTGCCGACGAGTAA